In the Caenorhabditis elegans chromosome X genome, one interval contains:
- the syd-9 gene encoding Zinc finger protein syd-9 (Confirmed by transcript evidence) codes for MSVCVSPLVQATILMTEESLTCPQCPKSFSSTKLLQQHQQMFHTDKSVLLSLKSTDAPVGMDRAFICETCGKAFRFRSNLAEHRSVHTALKPYVCKFCGKSSRLKGNLTKHILKHHKKEQNEAIAKDDIIVKKAPKIVTKDNGPTTNGSTPTTSTATPSVITVSSALASSNGHNNNNNNHAVNNNLRTIKMELEDPDYNLIAKSAPTPVVSKIVATHTVTPRSRPTPKDIKEILETIAPSVGVSETPEEMCLLPKDASSESDRSVLISLGFDFGSTLSLNHQQLQQVVRELKGELSISPDTVQSDHSDDFEQDSPPPMAIANISTVGGEATLAAMIVAATNASGQRGDGTPDSTDTQKGCSPQRELSPESDPSTSSGDSCPSPPKMLHCKECGTLVRKSSHLPIHMTMSHGYPPPLVAAPVEEKPAPEQPVNASSLHNELRVISNAICELKAQQAATPRVEQALTYIDSRVGKLERSLETALNSIYTLVQLQTGMTSSVNRLREDSTKNFSDLKTRMEMSLSPIKPFQQRFSRERSSSSSVERSPSRERSRSPL; via the exons ATGTCTGTGTGCGTATCACCGCTAGTACAAGCAACGATTCTGATGACAGAAGAGAGTCTGACATGTCCTCAGTGTCCGAAGTCATTTTCAAGTACAAAACTCTTGCAACAACATCAGCAAATGTTTCATACCGATAAA tctGTACTCCTCTCATTGAAGTCAACCGATGCACCAGTGGGAATGGATCGA gcATTCATATGTGAAACATGCGGGAAAGCTTTTCGGTTTCGGTCCAACTTAGCAGAGCATCGATCAGTACATACAGCATTAAAACCTTATGTCTGTAAATTTTGTGGCAAATCCAGTAGGTTAAAAG gaaatttaacaaaacacATATTAAAACATCACAAAAAAGAGCAGAACGAAGCAATAGCAAAAGATGATATTATTGTAAAGAAAGCACCAAAAATAGTAACCAAAGATAATGGTCCAACAACAAACGGATCAACACCAACTACCTCCACTGCAACACCATCCGTAATCACAGTATCTAGTGCATTAGCGAGTAGCAACGGTCAtaataacaacaacaacaatcaTGCAGTGAACAACAATCTGAGGACGATTAAAATGGAACTCGAAGATCCGGACTACAATTTAATCGCCAAATCAGCACCGACACCAGTTGTTTCGAAGATTGTGGCAACACATACAGTGACACCAAGATCTAGACCTACGCCAAAAGATATCAAAGAGATTCTGGAGACGATCGCTCCATCCGTGGGAGTCTCAGAGACACCTGAGGAGATGTGCCTTTTGCCAAAAGATGCTTCATCTGAAAGTGACAG gTCTGTTCTTATCAGCCTTGGTTTTGATTTTGGATCAACGTTGAGCTTGAATCACCAACAACTCCAGCAAGTAGTTCGTGAGCTGAAAGGAGAGCTTAGTATTTCTCCAGACACGG TACAATCCGATCATTCCGACGACTTTGAGCAAGACAGTCCACCACCAATGGCAATTGCCAATATCAGCACG GTCGGTGGGGAAGCAACGTTGGCAGCAATGATTGTGGCCGCTACAAATGCTTCCGGACAGCGAGGCGATGGAACTCCGGATTCCACAGACACTCAAAAGGGATGCAGTCCTCAACGGGAACTGTCTCCTGAGAGTGATCCAAGTACATCAAGTGGTGACTCGTGTCCATCTCCACCGAAGATGCTTCATTGCAAGGAATGTGGAACGCTTGTTAGGAAGA GTTCTCATCTCCCGATTCATATGACAATGAGCCATGGTTATCCACCTCCACTTGTAGCAGCTCCAGTTGAAGAGAAGCCAGCTCCAGAACAACCGGTCAATGCTAGTTCTCTTCATAATGAACTCCGAGTCATCTCAAATGCCATCTGTGAGCTCAAGGCCCAACAAGCAGCTACTCCAAGAGTTGAGCAG GCACTAACGTATATTGACTCCCGTGTTGGTAAACTTGAGAGGAGCTTGGAGACTGCATTAAACTCCATCTACACCCTTGTGCAACTTCAAACCGGAATGACGAGCAGTGTGAATCGATTACGTGAAGATTCGACAAAGAACTTCTCCGACTTGAAAACAAGAATGGAAATGTCGCTGTCACCAATTAAACCATTCCAGCAGCGGTTCTCAAGAGAACGATCGTCGTCGAGCTCAGTAGAAAGGTCACCATCCCGAGAAAGATCACGATCACCCCTGTGA
- the ZK867.2 gene encoding Ionotropic glutamate receptor L-glutamate and glycine-binding domain-containing protein (Confirmed by transcript evidence): MTNIRVGVFPLENDAQTCFEVPNCKHPGAEVEILKMIFRLIGVNYTMIDVWKKFGQQYDFGSKQKNGNWSGMIGLLQSDQLDMIGLSMRIAPEREEVVLFSYPTRVFETSIQSFPVSSRMLLLIILIATFFISQLYQTDMLAFLSVPLTYSIPFRSIKQALELVEHQKMYIAAFENQTLLCTPTTCSLFQKSIDKNPVRRANKDTEVQDLIKKGGIYQSTVDSALLPGQLSWLNVDQKFLIVRDEDAPSYYVAFTFSKKHKKLLKKFNSALIEVLPAVSLITIGHGYNTKKKPFEIRTTNPRSSLSINNHLWQLFRSFIIISSICLFVFGLEILFHFLFHFRSSKSYSLALFTL; the protein is encoded by the exons ATGACTAATATCAGAGTTGGTGTTTTCCCGCTGGAAAACGATGCTCAGACGTGCTTTGAAGTTCCAAATTGTAAACATCCGGGTGCTGAAGTagaaattcttaaaatgatTTTCCGCCTAATTGGTGTTAATTATACAATG ATTGatgtttggaaaaagtttggcCAACAATATGACTTTGgttcaaaacagaaaaatggaaattggtCCGGAATGATTGGATTGTTACAGAGTG accAGCTCGACATGATTGGACTTTCAATGAGAATTGCTCCTGAAAGAGAGGAGGTTGTTTTGTTCTCTTATCCAACTCGAGTTTTtgag acaagtATTCAATCGTTTCCTGTAAGCTCTCGAATGTTGctattaataattttgattGCTACTTTTTTCATATCACAACTATATCAAACTGATATGTTAGCATTTTTATCCGTTCCATTAACATATAGCATTCCATTTCGATCAATTAAACAAGCTTTAG AGCTTGttgaacatcaaaaaatgtacattGCCGCATTTGAAAACCAGACATTGTTATGCACTCCAACGACGTGTAGCCTTTTCCAAAAgtcaattgataaaaatccAGTGAGGCGAGCAAATAAAGATACAGAAGTGCAAGACTTGATCAA gAAAGGAGGCATCTATCAATCGACAGTTGACAGTGCGCTCTTACCTGGACAACTTTCTTGGCTAAATGTTGATCAGAAGTTTCTGATAGTACGAGATGAAGATGCACCTTCCTATTACGTAGcatttactttttcaaagaaacatAAGAAGCtactgaaaaagttcaatagtGCACTCATTGAAGTGTTGCCAGCTGTGTCTCTTATTACTATCGGACACGGATATAATACAAAGAAAAAACCATTTGAG ATCCGAACTACCAACCCGAGGTCATCATTATCAATCAACAATCATCTTTGGCAATTGTTTCGCAGTTTCATCATTATCTCCTCCATCTGTCTTTTTGTCTTTGGTTTAGAGAttctttttcactttctcTTCCACTTTCGCTCATCTAAATCATATTCTCTTGCATTATTCACTCTGTGA
- the syd-9 gene encoding Zinc finger protein syd-9 (Confirmed by transcript evidence), protein MSVCVSPLVQATILMTEESLTCPQCPKSFSSTKLLQQHQQMFHTDKAFICETCGKAFRFRSNLAEHRSVHTALKPYVCKFCGKSSRLKGNLTKHILKHHKKEQNEAIAKDDIIVKKAPKIVTKDNGPTTNGSTPTTSTATPSVITVSSALASSNGHNNNNNNHAVNNNLRTIKMELEDPDYNLIAKSAPTPVVSKIVATHTVTPRSRPTPKDIKEILETIAPSVGVSETPEEMCLLPKDASSESDRSVLISLGFDFGSTLSLNHQQLQQVVRELKGELSISPDTVQSDHSDDFEQDSPPPMAIANISTVGGEATLAAMIVAATNASGQRGDGTPDSTDTQKGCSPQRELSPESDPSTSSGDSCPSPPKMLHCKECGTLVRKSSHLPIHMTMSHGYPPPLVAAPVEEKPAPEQPVNASSLHNELRVISNAICELKAQQAATPRVEQALTYIDSRVGKLERSLETALNSIYTLVQLQTGMTSSVNRLREDSTKNFSDLKTRMEMSLSPIKPFQQRFSRERSSSSSVERSPSRERSRSPL, encoded by the exons ATGTCTGTGTGCGTATCACCGCTAGTACAAGCAACGATTCTGATGACAGAAGAGAGTCTGACATGTCCTCAGTGTCCGAAGTCATTTTCAAGTACAAAACTCTTGCAACAACATCAGCAAATGTTTCATACCGATAAA gcATTCATATGTGAAACATGCGGGAAAGCTTTTCGGTTTCGGTCCAACTTAGCAGAGCATCGATCAGTACATACAGCATTAAAACCTTATGTCTGTAAATTTTGTGGCAAATCCAGTAGGTTAAAAG gaaatttaacaaaacacATATTAAAACATCACAAAAAAGAGCAGAACGAAGCAATAGCAAAAGATGATATTATTGTAAAGAAAGCACCAAAAATAGTAACCAAAGATAATGGTCCAACAACAAACGGATCAACACCAACTACCTCCACTGCAACACCATCCGTAATCACAGTATCTAGTGCATTAGCGAGTAGCAACGGTCAtaataacaacaacaacaatcaTGCAGTGAACAACAATCTGAGGACGATTAAAATGGAACTCGAAGATCCGGACTACAATTTAATCGCCAAATCAGCACCGACACCAGTTGTTTCGAAGATTGTGGCAACACATACAGTGACACCAAGATCTAGACCTACGCCAAAAGATATCAAAGAGATTCTGGAGACGATCGCTCCATCCGTGGGAGTCTCAGAGACACCTGAGGAGATGTGCCTTTTGCCAAAAGATGCTTCATCTGAAAGTGACAG gTCTGTTCTTATCAGCCTTGGTTTTGATTTTGGATCAACGTTGAGCTTGAATCACCAACAACTCCAGCAAGTAGTTCGTGAGCTGAAAGGAGAGCTTAGTATTTCTCCAGACACGG TACAATCCGATCATTCCGACGACTTTGAGCAAGACAGTCCACCACCAATGGCAATTGCCAATATCAGCACG GTCGGTGGGGAAGCAACGTTGGCAGCAATGATTGTGGCCGCTACAAATGCTTCCGGACAGCGAGGCGATGGAACTCCGGATTCCACAGACACTCAAAAGGGATGCAGTCCTCAACGGGAACTGTCTCCTGAGAGTGATCCAAGTACATCAAGTGGTGACTCGTGTCCATCTCCACCGAAGATGCTTCATTGCAAGGAATGTGGAACGCTTGTTAGGAAGA GTTCTCATCTCCCGATTCATATGACAATGAGCCATGGTTATCCACCTCCACTTGTAGCAGCTCCAGTTGAAGAGAAGCCAGCTCCAGAACAACCGGTCAATGCTAGTTCTCTTCATAATGAACTCCGAGTCATCTCAAATGCCATCTGTGAGCTCAAGGCCCAACAAGCAGCTACTCCAAGAGTTGAGCAG GCACTAACGTATATTGACTCCCGTGTTGGTAAACTTGAGAGGAGCTTGGAGACTGCATTAAACTCCATCTACACCCTTGTGCAACTTCAAACCGGAATGACGAGCAGTGTGAATCGATTACGTGAAGATTCGACAAAGAACTTCTCCGACTTGAAAACAAGAATGGAAATGTCGCTGTCACCAATTAAACCATTCCAGCAGCGGTTCTCAAGAGAACGATCGTCGTCGAGCTCAGTAGAAAGGTCACCATCCCGAGAAAGATCACGATCACCCCTGTGA
- the F46H5.3 gene encoding putative arginine kinase F46H5.3 (Confirmed by transcript evidence): MLHRCSRVLSQFLGRGNSKMLREAYSTSLHCVQAQEGMSVSPDVIAKIEEGYAKLQAAPECHSLLKKYLTKEVVDQLKDKKTKLGANLLDVIQSGVANLDSGVGVYAPDAEAYTLFKPLFDPLIQDYHNGFAPDAKQPNTDLGEGKTSALVDLDPEGKFINSTRIRCGRSLQGYPFNPCLSEANYLEMESKVKAIFDNITDPELAGKYFPLDGMTKEIQDQLIKDHFLFKEGDRFLQAANACRYWPKGRGIFHNNQKTFLIWCNEEDHLRIISMQEGGNVGQVLERLIKGVKTIEKQAPFSRDDRLGWLTFCPSNLGTTVRASVHIRLPKISAKPDFKSICDGLKLQIRGIHGEHSESEGGVYDISNKARLGLTEFEAVKQMYDGIAHLIALEKAA; the protein is encoded by the exons aTGTTACATCGATGCTCGAGAGTATTGTCACAATTTTTG GGGCGGGGCAATAGCAAGATGCTGCGAGAGGCCTACTCGACCTCACTTCACTGTGTCCAAGCGCAAGAAGGAATGTCGGTTTCCCCAGACGTGATCGCCAAAATTGAGGAGGGCTATGCCAAGCTCCAG GCTGCCCCAGAGTGCCACTCTCTTCTTAAGAAGTACTTGACCAAGGAGGTTGTTGACCAACTCAAGGACAAGAAGACCAAGCTCGGAGCTAACCTTCTCGACGTCATTCAATCCGGAGTTGCCAACTTGGACTCAGGAGTCGGAGTCTACGCCCCAGATGCCGAGGCCTACACTCTCTTCAAGCCACTCTTCGACCCCCTGATCCAG gacTACCACAACGGATTCGCTCCAGATGCCAAGCAGCCAAACACCGACCTCGGAGAGGGAAAGACTTCTGCTCTCGTTGATCTTGACCCAGAAGGAAAGTTCATCAACTCCACCAGAATCCGTTGCGGACGTTCCCTCCAAGGATACCCATTCAACCCATGCCTTTCTGAGGCCAACTACCTCGAGATGGAATCCAAGGTCAAGGCTATCTTTGACAACATCACTGACCCAGAGCTCGCTGGAAAGTACTTCCCTCTGGATGGAATGACCAAGGAAATCCAAGATCAACTCATCAAGGATCACTTCCTCTTCAAGGAGGGAGACAG ATTCCTTCAAGCCGCCAACGCTTGCCGTTATTGGCCAAAGGGACGTGGAATCTTCCACAACAACCAGAAGACCTTCCTTATCTGGTGCAACGAGGAGGACCATCTCCGTATCATCTCCATGCAAGAGGGAGGAAACGTCGGACAAGTCTTGGAGCGTCTCATCAAGGGAGTCAAGACCATCGAGAAACAAGCTCCATTCTCCCGTGACGACCGTCTCGGATGGCTCACCTTCTGCCCATCCAACTTGGGAACCACCGTCCGCGCCTCCGTCCACATCCGCCTTCCAAAGATCTCGGCCAAGCCAGACTTCAAGTCTATCTGCGATGGACTCAAGCTTCAAATCCGTGGTATCCACGGAGAACACTCCGAGTCTGAGGGAGGAGTTTACGACATCTCCAACAAGGCTCGTCTTGGACTCACCGAGTTCGAGGCCGTCAAGCAAATGTACGACGGAATTGCCCACCTCATCGCCCTCGAGAAGGCTGCTTAA
- the syd-9 gene encoding Zinc finger protein syd-9 (Confirmed by transcript evidence), which yields MAIANISTVGGEATLAAMIVAATNASGQRGDGTPDSTDTQKGCSPQRELSPESDPSTSSGDSCPSPPKMLHCKECGTLVRKSSHLPIHMTMSHGYPPPLVAAPVEEKPAPEQPVNASSLHNELRVISNAICTNVY from the exons ATGGCAATTGCCAATATCAGCACG GTCGGTGGGGAAGCAACGTTGGCAGCAATGATTGTGGCCGCTACAAATGCTTCCGGACAGCGAGGCGATGGAACTCCGGATTCCACAGACACTCAAAAGGGATGCAGTCCTCAACGGGAACTGTCTCCTGAGAGTGATCCAAGTACATCAAGTGGTGACTCGTGTCCATCTCCACCGAAGATGCTTCATTGCAAGGAATGTGGAACGCTTGTTAGGAAGA GTTCTCATCTCCCGATTCATATGACAATGAGCCATGGTTATCCACCTCCACTTGTAGCAGCTCCAGTTGAAGAGAAGCCAGCTCCAGAACAACCGGTCAATGCTAGTTCTCTTCATAATGAACTCCGAGTCATCTCAAATGCCATCT GCACTAACGTATATTGA
- the syd-9 gene encoding Zinc finger protein syd-9 (Confirmed by transcript evidence) — protein MSVCVSPLVQATILMTEESLTCPQCPKSFSSTKLLQQHQQMFHTDKAFICETCGKAFRFRSNLAEHRSVHTALKPYVCKFCGKSSRLKGNLTKHILKHHKKEQNEAIAKDDIIVKKAPKIVTKDNGPTTNGSTPTTSTATPSVITVSSALASSNGHNNNNNNHAVNNNLRTIKMELEDPDYNLIAKSAPTPVVSKIVATHTVTPRSRPTPKDIKEILETIAPSVGVSETPEEMCLLPKDASSESDRSVLISLGFDFGSTLSLNHQQLQQVVRELKGELSISPDTVQSDHSDDFEQDSPPPMAIANISTVGGEATLAAMIVAATNASGQRGDGTPDSTDTQKGCSPQRELSPESDPSTSSGDSCPSPPKMLHCKECGTLVRKSSHLPIHMTMSHGYPPPLVAAPVEEKPAPEQPVNASSLHNELRVISNAICTNVY, from the exons ATGTCTGTGTGCGTATCACCGCTAGTACAAGCAACGATTCTGATGACAGAAGAGAGTCTGACATGTCCTCAGTGTCCGAAGTCATTTTCAAGTACAAAACTCTTGCAACAACATCAGCAAATGTTTCATACCGATAAA gcATTCATATGTGAAACATGCGGGAAAGCTTTTCGGTTTCGGTCCAACTTAGCAGAGCATCGATCAGTACATACAGCATTAAAACCTTATGTCTGTAAATTTTGTGGCAAATCCAGTAGGTTAAAAG gaaatttaacaaaacacATATTAAAACATCACAAAAAAGAGCAGAACGAAGCAATAGCAAAAGATGATATTATTGTAAAGAAAGCACCAAAAATAGTAACCAAAGATAATGGTCCAACAACAAACGGATCAACACCAACTACCTCCACTGCAACACCATCCGTAATCACAGTATCTAGTGCATTAGCGAGTAGCAACGGTCAtaataacaacaacaacaatcaTGCAGTGAACAACAATCTGAGGACGATTAAAATGGAACTCGAAGATCCGGACTACAATTTAATCGCCAAATCAGCACCGACACCAGTTGTTTCGAAGATTGTGGCAACACATACAGTGACACCAAGATCTAGACCTACGCCAAAAGATATCAAAGAGATTCTGGAGACGATCGCTCCATCCGTGGGAGTCTCAGAGACACCTGAGGAGATGTGCCTTTTGCCAAAAGATGCTTCATCTGAAAGTGACAG gTCTGTTCTTATCAGCCTTGGTTTTGATTTTGGATCAACGTTGAGCTTGAATCACCAACAACTCCAGCAAGTAGTTCGTGAGCTGAAAGGAGAGCTTAGTATTTCTCCAGACACGG TACAATCCGATCATTCCGACGACTTTGAGCAAGACAGTCCACCACCAATGGCAATTGCCAATATCAGCACG GTCGGTGGGGAAGCAACGTTGGCAGCAATGATTGTGGCCGCTACAAATGCTTCCGGACAGCGAGGCGATGGAACTCCGGATTCCACAGACACTCAAAAGGGATGCAGTCCTCAACGGGAACTGTCTCCTGAGAGTGATCCAAGTACATCAAGTGGTGACTCGTGTCCATCTCCACCGAAGATGCTTCATTGCAAGGAATGTGGAACGCTTGTTAGGAAGA GTTCTCATCTCCCGATTCATATGACAATGAGCCATGGTTATCCACCTCCACTTGTAGCAGCTCCAGTTGAAGAGAAGCCAGCTCCAGAACAACCGGTCAATGCTAGTTCTCTTCATAATGAACTCCGAGTCATCTCAAATGCCATCT GCACTAACGTATATTGA
- the syd-9 gene encoding Zinc finger protein syd-9 (Confirmed by transcript evidence), whose amino-acid sequence MSVCVSPLVQATILMTEESLTCPQCPKSFSSTKLLQQHQQMFHTDKSVLLSLKSTDAPVGMDRAFICETCGKAFRFRSNLAEHRSVHTALKPYVCKFCGKSSRLKGNLTKHILKHHKKEQNEAIAKDDIIVKKAPKIVTKDNGPTTNGSTPTTSTATPSVITVSSALASSNGHNNNNNNHAVNNNLRTIKMELEDPDYNLIAKSAPTPVVSKIVATHTVTPRSRPTPKDIKEILETIAPSVGVSETPEEMCLLPKDASSESDRSVLISLGFDFGSTLSLNHQQLQQVVRELKGELSISPDTVQSDHSDDFEQDSPPPMAIANISTVGGEATLAAMIVAATNASGQRGDGTPDSTDTQKGCSPQRELSPESDPSTSSGDSCPSPPKMLHCKECGTLVRKSSHLPIHMTMSHGYPPPLVAAPVEEKPAPEQPVNASSLHNELRVISNAICTNVY is encoded by the exons ATGTCTGTGTGCGTATCACCGCTAGTACAAGCAACGATTCTGATGACAGAAGAGAGTCTGACATGTCCTCAGTGTCCGAAGTCATTTTCAAGTACAAAACTCTTGCAACAACATCAGCAAATGTTTCATACCGATAAA tctGTACTCCTCTCATTGAAGTCAACCGATGCACCAGTGGGAATGGATCGA gcATTCATATGTGAAACATGCGGGAAAGCTTTTCGGTTTCGGTCCAACTTAGCAGAGCATCGATCAGTACATACAGCATTAAAACCTTATGTCTGTAAATTTTGTGGCAAATCCAGTAGGTTAAAAG gaaatttaacaaaacacATATTAAAACATCACAAAAAAGAGCAGAACGAAGCAATAGCAAAAGATGATATTATTGTAAAGAAAGCACCAAAAATAGTAACCAAAGATAATGGTCCAACAACAAACGGATCAACACCAACTACCTCCACTGCAACACCATCCGTAATCACAGTATCTAGTGCATTAGCGAGTAGCAACGGTCAtaataacaacaacaacaatcaTGCAGTGAACAACAATCTGAGGACGATTAAAATGGAACTCGAAGATCCGGACTACAATTTAATCGCCAAATCAGCACCGACACCAGTTGTTTCGAAGATTGTGGCAACACATACAGTGACACCAAGATCTAGACCTACGCCAAAAGATATCAAAGAGATTCTGGAGACGATCGCTCCATCCGTGGGAGTCTCAGAGACACCTGAGGAGATGTGCCTTTTGCCAAAAGATGCTTCATCTGAAAGTGACAG gTCTGTTCTTATCAGCCTTGGTTTTGATTTTGGATCAACGTTGAGCTTGAATCACCAACAACTCCAGCAAGTAGTTCGTGAGCTGAAAGGAGAGCTTAGTATTTCTCCAGACACGG TACAATCCGATCATTCCGACGACTTTGAGCAAGACAGTCCACCACCAATGGCAATTGCCAATATCAGCACG GTCGGTGGGGAAGCAACGTTGGCAGCAATGATTGTGGCCGCTACAAATGCTTCCGGACAGCGAGGCGATGGAACTCCGGATTCCACAGACACTCAAAAGGGATGCAGTCCTCAACGGGAACTGTCTCCTGAGAGTGATCCAAGTACATCAAGTGGTGACTCGTGTCCATCTCCACCGAAGATGCTTCATTGCAAGGAATGTGGAACGCTTGTTAGGAAGA GTTCTCATCTCCCGATTCATATGACAATGAGCCATGGTTATCCACCTCCACTTGTAGCAGCTCCAGTTGAAGAGAAGCCAGCTCCAGAACAACCGGTCAATGCTAGTTCTCTTCATAATGAACTCCGAGTCATCTCAAATGCCATCT GCACTAACGTATATTGA
- the C55B6.5 gene encoding Protein kinase domain-containing protein (Confirmed by transcript evidence), with protein MMSLLVKDRLLAKQYKLTTKIGAGDVGQVWQCTDRLDENKLKIVKIINKYVGGVGPKDDSFANEVEFYKKCLTRRFNLKRTQVRFYQNKCCGFIQFTRMRQI; from the exons ATGAT GAGTCTTCTGGTCAAAGATCGGCTTCTTGCCAAACAATACAAGTTGACGACTAAAATTGGCGCTGGAGACGTTGGACAAGTTTGGCAGTGTACCGACAGACTGGATGAGAATAagctaaaaattgtgaaaatcatCAACAAATACGTTGGAGGAGTTGGACCTAAAGATGACTCATTTGCCAACGAAGTTGAGTTTTATAAGAAATGTTTGACGAGAAGATtcaattt GAAACGAACCCAAGTGAGATTCTATCAAAATAAGTGTTGTGGTTTCATACAATTTACAAGAATGCGTCAGATTTGA
- the spp-22 gene encoding Saposin B-type domain-containing protein (Confirmed by transcript evidence) has product MVQIINRILISVSIFYLCYAHPYKTNAKDLEKDRMLTTNEYYVEKVNQMAGISCDLCMRAVYGVNYDFIQLKKDFIEMIRLDCEALFHERPEDISECIRFLTTKVEKYSGKVEKILDSRHVCVLLRVCAASDEDYVLKNKLSSNKTDMQ; this is encoded by the exons atgGTTCAAATTATCAACAGAATTTTGATCTCAGTTTCCATATTCTACTTGTGCTATGCACATCCTTACAAAACAAATGCAAAGGATCTCGAAAAAGACCGAATGCTTACTACCAACGAGTACTATGTTGAAAAG GTGAATCAAATGGCCGGCATTAGCTGCGACTTGTGTATGCGAGCCGTTTATGGTGTGAATTATGATTTCATACAGCTGAAG AAGGACTTCATTGAAATGATCCGTCTTGACTGTGAAGCATTGTTCCATGAACGGCCTGAAGATATCTCCGAGTGTATTCGATTCCTCACTACAAAAGTGGAGAAGTATTCAGGAAAG GTGGAAAAGATCTTGGACTCTCGACACGTCTGTGTACTTCTTCGAGTTTGTGCGGCCAGTGATGAGGATTACGTGTTGAAGAATAAACTGAGCAGCAACAAAACGGATATGCAAtga
- the F46H5.3 gene encoding putative arginine kinase F46H5.3 (Confirmed by transcript evidence): MSVSPDVIAKIEEGYAKLQAAPECHSLLKKYLTKEVVDQLKDKKTKLGANLLDVIQSGVANLDSGVGVYAPDAEAYTLFKPLFDPLIQDYHNGFAPDAKQPNTDLGEGKTSALVDLDPEGKFINSTRIRCGRSLQGYPFNPCLSEANYLEMESKVKAIFDNITDPELAGKYFPLDGMTKEIQDQLIKDHFLFKEGDRFLQAANACRYWPKGRGIFHNNQKTFLIWCNEEDHLRIISMQEGGNVGQVLERLIKGVKTIEKQAPFSRDDRLGWLTFCPSNLGTTVRASVHIRLPKISAKPDFKSICDGLKLQIRGIHGEHSESEGGVYDISNKARLGLTEFEAVKQMYDGIAHLIALEKAA, encoded by the exons ATGTCGGTTTCCCCAGACGTGATCGCCAAAATTGAGGAGGGCTATGCCAAGCTCCAG GCTGCCCCAGAGTGCCACTCTCTTCTTAAGAAGTACTTGACCAAGGAGGTTGTTGACCAACTCAAGGACAAGAAGACCAAGCTCGGAGCTAACCTTCTCGACGTCATTCAATCCGGAGTTGCCAACTTGGACTCAGGAGTCGGAGTCTACGCCCCAGATGCCGAGGCCTACACTCTCTTCAAGCCACTCTTCGACCCCCTGATCCAG gacTACCACAACGGATTCGCTCCAGATGCCAAGCAGCCAAACACCGACCTCGGAGAGGGAAAGACTTCTGCTCTCGTTGATCTTGACCCAGAAGGAAAGTTCATCAACTCCACCAGAATCCGTTGCGGACGTTCCCTCCAAGGATACCCATTCAACCCATGCCTTTCTGAGGCCAACTACCTCGAGATGGAATCCAAGGTCAAGGCTATCTTTGACAACATCACTGACCCAGAGCTCGCTGGAAAGTACTTCCCTCTGGATGGAATGACCAAGGAAATCCAAGATCAACTCATCAAGGATCACTTCCTCTTCAAGGAGGGAGACAG ATTCCTTCAAGCCGCCAACGCTTGCCGTTATTGGCCAAAGGGACGTGGAATCTTCCACAACAACCAGAAGACCTTCCTTATCTGGTGCAACGAGGAGGACCATCTCCGTATCATCTCCATGCAAGAGGGAGGAAACGTCGGACAAGTCTTGGAGCGTCTCATCAAGGGAGTCAAGACCATCGAGAAACAAGCTCCATTCTCCCGTGACGACCGTCTCGGATGGCTCACCTTCTGCCCATCCAACTTGGGAACCACCGTCCGCGCCTCCGTCCACATCCGCCTTCCAAAGATCTCGGCCAAGCCAGACTTCAAGTCTATCTGCGATGGACTCAAGCTTCAAATCCGTGGTATCCACGGAGAACACTCCGAGTCTGAGGGAGGAGTTTACGACATCTCCAACAAGGCTCGTCTTGGACTCACCGAGTTCGAGGCCGTCAAGCAAATGTACGACGGAATTGCCCACCTCATCGCCCTCGAGAAGGCTGCTTAA